ACTAGACAGAGAGCCCATCATGATTGAAACAAACCTTAACCCGGGTACCATTAACCTCCATCCTCGCTTCCACCATCGTGGCCATGTAGGCTCCACTCCACATTGCTACCGCCTTCGGCTCTGTCTAAACTCATGCGACCTTTGATTTGACTATCATAAGTAATGAGCGAACAAGACAATGTACAAATCAATTGTGATTTCACAAACTTGCAATCACCAGAGCTTTAATGCAACTGAAAATTAATCAACATAGCTTTATTGCAACCAAAAATTTAGAAAGAGATAGTGCGAAGAACGCGCCCCATGCAAATTATGCTGGGGAATAACGAACCCCCTACCATGCCCACTGCCATGGACGCTTAACATATCATGCACTCCAAGCACCCCTTGTCGACATCGCCATCGTCAAGATCCTCCCCAGTCCTCCTTGTGTGTTGACTCTAGAAGTCAAACTTTCAAGTGATCTTGCTCAAGTTCTTGCCCTTGTCCCATGTACCTGTTCTCCATAAACGTTTGTGATGTTTTTTTATCGTTCCACACATTATAATTGTATAATGAAAGGCCCGGGGGAGTACCACTGTGTTTATAATTATCTACAATCTACACAACTTGCACATTAAAGGATGTCGATCTTTTGATACATCATTCCATTGCAACCCACATGCATTTAGCTAGATTAAGACGGCCGTTTGGATATGGTCGGGTCTTGAGAGGGTTATAAACTTATGTGAACTGGATCGCCATGGTCTAGGTTAATTAATACGAAACCCTTTACCTACTAAAAAAAGAGATGATATAAACCATGTGCTCCAATCTGGTGCGTATCTCACGTGCGGATGTGATGCTCATGCACACTCACCTCTTCCTTGTAGGAAAAAAAGGTTGCATAATTGCATTGTTGTTTGACTTACTGGTCAATCAAGTTATTACCAGGGGCAAAACCCTTGGAAAAAGTTGAGAAGTTCCGCTGGTTGATCATGCAATTGAGATCATTCGCTATCCCTGCTCGATAGCGTTGTCAACGTCAAATCCTATCCCACCACAGAATACCATTTTGCATACATGTTAATTAGAACCCCCAAAGTCCACCCCCCACCTAGAAAAAGAAGAAGTTATAGGGCAGAACACAAACATACAAACATGTGGCGCCGTCTTGTAGCTGCCGGTGGTAGCTAGATTTGGTTTCAGTATTTTTGAAACTGATTAATCGACAACGAACTCATCTTCACGATGTGAGAGAGGGACTATTCTTAATCTTCAAGGTTGGTTGATTGGTACAAAATATGTAATAATTAGATCATGCATGCACATCCATATTCCAGTTGACCAGTTCTATGCGTAAATAGGAAACTCTGCGTGAGGCACTCATACACCTAGTACTAGAGTTTGTGTCATGAAAAAAACCCAGGTACATGTCTAATTCGCTCTCTGAAGGAGCATACATCTTGAGAAGCACAAGCTCTCTTATAGTCAAATTAATGTTAATTTGGAAAAAAGATCAATGCTTATGCCTGATCTAGATATATAATAATTAACTAATCCAATCTAGCGGCCGGTTCATAAACTTTGAAAAGTCTTATTCCATTAGCTATAGCTGGGTAATTGAGGGGCAATAGTACTAGTATATTATAATGCGTGTAGCTAACCAAATTCCATGCTCATAACTTTCAACGATGCTGATGATACGATAGCCAACATGTTTGAATCCAGTGGAGATTGACCTCAACCACGACTGCTACGCCACCACAGAACAGTAATCcttccatcccccccccccccccccccccccccgccctctctctctctctctctctctctctctctctctctctttctctctgatcCAATCAACCATTccatcgcctataaaaggagagcCAACGCCAACGCCAAGAAACACAAACACACATGTAAATTCAGATCGATCGAAATCTAACCTCTAGCTAACAGGTAACagctagctatatatatatatactagctagTATCTCCTACGTTCGTCAGCGATAAACCGCGATGAGGGAGCTGATCCGGCGGCTGAGCTTCTCGGATCGGGTGAGCGATGGCAACAACGGCGGCGTGCCGCGCGGGTGCGTGCCGGTGCTggtggtgggcgacggcgaggaggaATGCGAGCGGTTCGTTGTGAGGGTGGAGGCGCTGCGGCACCCGTCGCTGTCGGCGCTGCTGGAGATGGCGGCGCAGGAGTTCGGGTACAAGCAGGAGGGCATCCTCCGCGTGCCCTGCGCCGTCCACCAGTTCAGGCAggccctcaccaccgccgccgtctCCAAGAACTACTAATTAGTACTAATTAATTCTTAGTTAATCCATCGGTTGACTTCTTCGGGTAATTAAGGAGCGATTCCTTGGTGCTGTTGAATAGTTGACTCTCCTACACCACGTTTCTTCTCTCTTTGCCTTTTGATTTCTCTGGTTGGTCAATGACATGAGAAGGTTGCCATATGTGTGCACTTTGTAATGCACATTGTAATTTACGGATAGACATCCTGTCATATAAATAACAAGTGAAATAACTGATTATTCGGTACGAGCGTGGCTATTCTACACCCACAGACATTGCATCCCCGCTACACCCATGATTGAAAACTTATcataaagaaataaaaaaatccGGAACTTTGCAGATCTGATTAGAGCAAATGTTTTAGGTGCATGCAAACTTTCGTGGCCAAATGATATCCGAGGAGCTTTGTACAAAAACAAAGTTTGTGCTCAAATATAAAATCTGAAAAGTGGGTGAAGAGCAAGAGTTTGTATTTCATTTCATATGGAGTTCATTCGTTGCTATTTCGCGATCAAACTTTGCAAGCTAGTAAAAGATTTGCTCATAAGCAATGccaaaaagtttctgatttttttaaaaagtttcaattttatttgattttactgttcattgcGTGGGTGCATCAAACGTGGGTGCAACCACTACTTTCTCTGTTCGGCATATATGCACCTGTTTCCTTTCTAATATTGGTTCTTTTTTGGCAGTTTTCTTATCAAATGAGAATGAGAGTGGCATGTTTACTTCTCATGATGCAGAGGCCTGAGATATACGCCACACTTTTCGTTTTTCACATTACATGTTTATTtccatctatttatatataaaaagtaaatGATGGGTTAATTAGAAGCAAGAGAATTAGTCTATCCCTAAAAAAATTAGTCTAAAAAATTCCACGTTAATCAGAAAATACTAGCCCTAGATCTGGTTGGTCTTTTAAAATTATAATCATCTGACTGTTAGATATGCGTAACATATATAGCATCGTGGTAACAGACAAGTCCTTAATGTGTCGTACCTTTATTTATTTTACATACATGGTAACGTGCCAGACCTGGTCTCTCACgaaaaacatttttttaataagATGAAGGAAAAACTCACGTATCCATCAGGTAAGCACACATCTCCCACGCCCTTTTTGTAGGTACCCATCCCACGTCCTTAATTCAGGGAAAAAAAAGAGGAACTTCGTCTTTAAAAAAAGATAAAAGCAACGTACAGACTATTATTACCTAACCATAAATATCTCCCATCTCGCTCACGTCATGATGCCtatactacaaaaaaagacacttctgtgatgatacgtgtttgtcatagtaagtcacgttttctgtcattgtaggatcgaaagtatgtctacatgggggtggggggggggggtgggggtgggggtgattagactacttgaccaaataaaaatctagcattttcccaattttagttcttggcaaattttagcagcatagcacaagtcaagcaatcaacctacacatgcaattctaagagtatagcagcggaatgtaaaacaattgcatatgaaggtaaagggatgagtttgatagagcaaacgcaatgttgacacggagatttttggcgtggttccgataggtggtgctatcgtacatccacgttgatggagacttcaacccacgaagggtaacggttgcgcgagtccacggagggctccacctacgaaggatccacgaagaagcaaccttgtctatcccaccatggccatcgcccacgaagaacttgcctcactagagtagatcttcacgaagtaggcgatctccttgcccttacaaactccttggttcaactccacaatcttgtcggaggctcccaagtgacacctagccaatctaggagacaccactctccaagaagtaacaaatggtgtgttgatgatggactccttgctctttgtgcttcaaatgatagtctccccaacactcaactctctctcataggattggatttggtagaaagaagatttgagtgaaaagcaacttcgggaagtctagagatcaagatttatgtggttggaatggaatatcttgacctcaacacaagtgtaggtggttctctctcagaaaatatgtataggaagtgtaggcatgttctgatggctctctccacgaatgaagagtgggtggaggggtatttatagcctccacacaaaatctaaccgttacacacaaatcaccaaactcggtgggaccgaatcatgaaactcggtcagaccgatttagttcaaaatgtgaacgttaggattctcggtgggaccgacatgtcaactcggtgggaccgatttcgttagggttagggcataacgtaatctcggtgagaccggttacacaaactcggtgagaccgattttggtaatggactaacagagagttggccaggcaaactcggtgagaccaattcgctcatcttggttggaccgaagtgttacgaaagggaaatagagagtttacattgcaatcttggtgggaccgatcgctcatctcggtttgaccgaaacgttacgaagggaaacagagagattacaatcccatctcggtgagaccgagatccctattggtgagaccgaaaagactagggtttctggcagtggctatgtcaactgaactcggtggcgccggatagaaagaatcggtggggccgagttggatatttggtgtgggacatatgtggatatgagaaagtagtggagggttttggagcatatcactaagcattttgagcaagcacctcattaagcaacacctcatcccttcttaatagtattggcttttcctatagactcaatgtgatcttggatcactaaaatagaaaatgtagagtcttgtgctttgagctggagccaatcttttatccttagcattttgaagggtccactttctaatctatgccatgccaaccattgagctttcctgaaatattcatcttggaatagcattagctcaatgagctatatgttgttaggaattactaaaaccatccagggatagttgcactttcagtcatgcatgtacatccatgacaattttatgatagaatcaagatagtcatacctgtgctgccgtagaagtgttccatgacattaccaaaattatcatcacagaagtgtccacttccatgacgataaattgcgcgtcatagaagttctttcgtcaagggtgaccgatacgtggcatcgaccgtaacgggtcgccgttaagctatcgggtccggttttggatccgagaacccgttaacagcccggaccaatggggattttccacgtgtaaaattcttattggccggaggaaacacgtgttggctcaacattcggacaaatgtcatccactcattggacattaggcgcctatgatacgtcgacacgtggcacggcccaacagaggcccattccgatgaaaaggccggctcagctaaaggcccaccatgttttttcagacacttgtgggctggcccattaacaaCCTGCCATCTTTTGGGCCAAAATGAGGCCCATAGCATATCAGGCCCGTTCACatcctgccatgttttgggccaaattacggcccatatcggatcatgCCTGTTAACATGCCActattcttttgggcccattctaagacaggtttgtatttcaaCCTGTTAAATACCCATtaaccagttcggcccgataatagtttcggcctgttagcggcctgtggtgcatctgggacgctgtcggcccggtttaactttaggcccttTAACAACCCATGCaaaaactgggctatttcttgcccggagtaactttaggcctcttaacggcccgtagtcttcgtggataaatttcagcccaacaggcctatcggcctgttaatggcccgtggaatagttgggcctaattacagcccgcgttgaatcaggcctgcttacagcccatctgataatggcccatgACACTTTTGGACCTATGGCCCGCATGGATACCaacctgcttaaagcccataattttattgggccaaattggcccaagatatattttggcctgttaactgctcgtcctatttgggccaaacatgggccttaggccaTTTTGGCATGTATTGGCCCATGAATTTTTCGGCCCAACGCTGgaccaatctaggttttagcctgttaaaagcccatggtattctctggcccagctggctagaactttacttggcctgttaaaggcgggaaactactattgGTTTAGATCTgttaatggcccaagatgattataggcccacgttttggcccatatgagtaacgagccggcctgaagaccgacaacaatAAGATCCACCGAACCTTCCGGCCCAAATTACatcataccgaccaaagaataaacctagactatacaataacaaaattacaacatattacatccattgggaatcaaagttcgctaccagtgataataaagccaacgtgaccgcggattacatatactgggcatcaaaggtcgccaccagtgcatataaacacgccgacaaaagaatatacaaaattgagagcacttcagaaggcactaggcctttACAGGACGGGCCCCGCAagtagccgaacaagctgatgagacctcagttgtgtcaatgatagatgctccatccctagctgtatggcacgatAGTGCGCATGTCAGTCCGCTGACATCTtctttgcatctttgacttcaagtcagagctgagcttaAGCAATCCTtttcgctttaagttgagactgaagcagTCGGACTGATTGAGGCAGTGACTGCATAGaagttgtctcacacctgctagtgagtagcttcaactcactgtcttcatcaagacaggaccttggggtcatctcgctatcctcaatatgatttggctcactatcttccctaaagttctgcctggcataagagatacgactctgaaagagaaacaaggagacacgtaacatgtttcacaattatataagcaaataaatggatctgttctgcataaggaacatgtttttacaactacaatttaaaactagtAGTTGTtacaaacatccaatcagatgtaaacagcaaagtaaacaatagtggaggaaatgatgcctacccaactctatactagaacaaagtttgaaggcttgagaaggatgaacttacattacatgttaacacgggctggacaaagcccatcTCCATGTTAATGGAAGGATAATTCGACAAATTCctcaaagaaaattctttataagcgttgacatttttctacattttgcaaagagcaaatatagatcaaataatattggaagaaacagaggataatgaagctcaggtgcagactgatgatacataatcaaatagcaattaattaagtacatggttacaaggcaaaaggtactgtcaagaggaatgcagacatcaacgtgtgtagtggcattggctttattcaacattttggtaagagtaaatgtagatatgataatttggagaaagtggagggcagggcagataagatgcagagtaatgctagacaatcaactatctcgcgatgcaagtacagtaataccaccaccgtccgttattacttttcgctcaaatggatgtatctagcactattaagttctaaatacatccaatttatcaacaattaattcgatacatagggagtacatgacaacaggtacatacatgagcaatccaaaattTCGTAACCATTGTgtcaattctacatttatctaagagtaaatatagatcttataatttcaagcaaagggaggataaggAAGCGGatatttacagtgatgctacataatcaaacaacaatgagtgtacGTATGTTggcaaagggcaagaggtactgacaagagcaatgcagagcccagtattgttgtgagatcctatgatcctttgagcaaggagattcatttgaaattagttttcatacaagagagaaggtaaggcacatgaagaaacttaggagttcaaattttgaattgatatcatagacagtaacTGACACTGGGCTgttagcagttctaataggggtttggtcagtggagtaggggtagagtgtggtacagttgggcttgtgttttctgtggctgctgatctatctgatttatcaggtatcactaccttttccaaatacctagtttgtactccttgaggatctgcagtcaccctcttccttttggacatctattacgaaagaacaacatttgactgaaaaacatagtatgacgacacatggaataggtatggcatatactcatatatgatgcttaaactaagcagatggtgtaacaaagtagaagtaatgcaagaggtcagatgcaaaatatgtgcgaccaatacaaccttgccaagttagagcaagcaccttgatgggtgaataagataggccatcctccaccatgccaagtttgttagccagtggattgttccgcaatattcctctcatgcacccattctcatattcattttgataatgtttagTACctcacatgcatgaaaacataaaaacaagtgagattatctttgtaatgcagaagtgattctaatccaatactgcctccctgtaaacccctttgtgctatctctgcaattcttctaagagatgccatgcataCCGTaacttggtgtgtgcattaatataatgtggcctacagctcaaaatatgagagctccaaaagtgatgatacttcgcagatgagagcttcaacatatagtaaagaagaacaagtcaacctggcctggcagattcaaaatatactaagggagaacaactcgacctgaccagtcgaccgcaaataTCTCTTCTACtcgtcccaacaaggaacatacttattaaagaagagaagaggatcatcttaaataAGAGCAGAAGatcaagcagattgaagatattacaagtctttctatacaatgccggttgcccacccatgatgaaccagagcgcacagagaaataataTTCCTTCCGGtatctccatatgtggctcacatgcatttcgaaactaaagtaggaacatttagctgaccaattaaacatctctcagttttactaatatcagatttgaatttgtacaactaagcttgtttagctcaatgggtggagaagtgctattacgacacgaaccacgtaggctaatcgtggtggtcatcataaaatggggaaaccgtaagcatgatgagtatagtgttgaccgtggcagtgggatggcagatctgaagttgCAAACCacacaaagggtagttagcaaccgatcttTGCTTTGAAATAagaactaagatttggtatggacaagaaagtacagtgaacaagtgacaaagaaatgcaattctgctgtctctctatatgtcacgacatgcatttggaaactcaagtgggatccttagctaaccaattaaatgtgtctgttaactaatatcagtatcatatcacaatcatatttgaataaCTATGccctgtgttgtttagcttgatgggtggaatcatgctagtatgacagaaagcacctacacagatcatagtagagtagataaaaggggaaaaccctaagcatcaagtgtaaaatcaggaaagtgaaactagctggaccagtgggtggcgcacatgcttttcgaaacgaatataggaacattaggtgaccaattaaacgttctctgttttagtaatatgagcatcatatcagatttgtatttcaacacctaagctttggaattatgagtggcatgttgttttgcttgatgggttgaggtcttgaggagcagtgctagcacgacacgaagcacctacgatgatggtagtgaatataaagggggaaaaccaTAAGATTTAcaagtatagtgaccgtgccatggcggatctgaaggtgcaaaccggacaaagctacttcacaaccaatgtttgctttcaactagccactatgatttcatacggacaagaaaagtacagtaaacaatttacgatctattttctgggtgagatcaattacttaagcacatatggaagagtaccacctctcttgtgacgtcgtgtaggcccctgctgatacgttgagggtgctgcaggtACGATGGCtatcggcggtggggaagaagactttaggcgacagacggccgggtcgggggataaatcctgttgccgtggacgaggcggtcataggagTGGCAACggaaaggtggacgacggcgccgatgaagcgagaggacgcgatgaaaggatcctggtccagcaccgtggatgagagacgtccatctgtTGCAGTGTACAAtgaggtagcggctccggcaaggtggaggatggggtgacggacggaggaggctggccgtagtggggaggttgttgtggcgccgacggtgtatgaatggggaaatggaggggggtgagggagtcctagactaaggggtcctcgggggtccggcctgttagccatgggccggactgatgggctgtaaagataggaagaccgaagactgcacccgtgtccggatgggactctccttggcgtgaaaggcaagcttggcgactggatatgtatattcctttctttgtaaccgaccttgtgtaaccctagatccctcctcgtgtctatataaaccggagggctaggtccgtagataggccgaatactcattatcatagccatacaagctagacctctagggttgagccattacgatctcgaggtagatcaactcttgtaatactcatattcattaatatcaatcaagcaggatgtagggtattacctccatagagagggcccgaacctaggtaaacatcgtgtcccttgtctcctgttaccatcgaccttagatgcatagttcgggaccccctacccaagatccaccggttttgacaccgacattggtgctttcattgagagttccactatgctgtcgccaaaaggtttgatgggcccttcaatcgtcgatagtgacactgtccaaggagaaactttcctccccggacagattttcgtgttcggcggcttcgcactacaggccaactcgtgtggccacctggagcagatagatagctacgccctggccatcaggtcagatttgggagcttgaactacgttgcggacatctatggagacttgatcttcgccggattcgagaccatgGCTGCCACC
The sequence above is drawn from the Triticum aestivum cultivar Chinese Spring chromosome 7A, IWGSC CS RefSeq v2.1, whole genome shotgun sequence genome and encodes:
- the LOC123147951 gene encoding auxin-responsive protein SAUR71 — protein: MRELIRRLSFSDRVSDGNNGGVPRGCVPVLVVGDGEEECERFVVRVEALRHPSLSALLEMAAQEFGYKQEGILRVPCAVHQFRQALTTAAVSKNY